One region of Brachybacterium saurashtrense genomic DNA includes:
- a CDS encoding bifunctional proline dehydrogenase/L-glutamate gamma-semialdehyde dehydrogenase: MLSSVPAPHSPHQPDPGAIPSAEEVAAQVRSWVDAAAAHPVPGPAKMLSDLLQDPKGLDFTLAFVDRVIRPEDPRAAAVELRRLAQDPPAFLPAPLRRVIGLGGAASGLAPSVVVPTAQAAMRRMVGHLILDARPRPLTAAVQRLTADGTKLNINLLGEAVLGAQEAARRLEGVRELVAREDVDYASIKVSSIVDHLPLWAADETVEHIVETLLPLYLEAARGDHPTFLNMDMEEYRDLELTLRVFETLLDRPELMSLQAGIVLQAYLPDAPTAMARVRRFAERRVAAGGAPIKVRLVKGANLAMEQVDASVHGWTQAPLLSKEATDAQYKRMLIEALHPDRLEAVQLGVAGHNLFDVAFAHLLMRERSIPAGPGHGVEFEMLAGMAPGQQAVVREATGTMRLYVPIVHPRHFDVAVSYLVRRLEENASSENFLSAAFELDTSEQLFAREQDRFARALEQALRETSLPTHRDQDRGAEVRGAAGPLPLGSPAVPAVPGAFRNTPDTDLSTAANQAWAARITHRIRGSELGQAEVRAARLETVEAVDSVLATAVAAQPAWEALGVEKRAMILRRVAGTLAAHRGELLEVMASETGKTLEQGDPEVSEAIDFALYYAEQAEQLARRTDLVGRARPLTLVTPPWNFPVAIPTGGALAALVTGSAVVMKPAPQSRRCGALIGRLLHEAGVPEGVFTLVDVPENEVGRALIADERISQLILTGASDTAAMFASWRPELRILAETSGKNSIIVTPQADLDLAARDVAASAFGHAGQKCSAASLVITVGSVTHSRRFSAQLADAVLSLHVGAPTDPTVQMGPVIEPPGEKLRSGLTELSDGETWLSRPRQLDEEGRTFSPGVRTGVQEGSPFHLTEYFGPVLGVIHAETLEDAVRIQNGTAYGLTAGLHSLEPAEIAWWTEHVEAGNLYVNRGITGAIVERQPFGGWKRSAIGQTAKAGGPNYLVHLTDWADAGDVPDALVDPEQWLAEARHSDREHWATTFAPRDVQDLHGEINVLRHLPLPVMVRAAAGTSGQELARVLHAAATVGAPVEVSVAEESLGDVALENGVDAASVRVEGVDVFAARVPSLAPSRIRLIGEADDALRRALADRIDVALFTGVVVASGRVELLPFLHEQAISATDHRYGNPLPHRLDLTGGKGWARGRD; encoded by the coding sequence CTGTTGTCGTCCGTGCCCGCCCCGCACTCCCCGCACCAGCCCGACCCCGGCGCCATCCCCTCCGCCGAGGAGGTCGCCGCGCAGGTCCGCTCCTGGGTCGACGCCGCCGCCGCGCACCCCGTGCCGGGACCGGCGAAGATGCTCTCCGACCTGCTGCAGGATCCGAAGGGACTGGACTTCACGCTCGCCTTCGTGGACCGGGTGATCCGCCCCGAGGACCCCCGCGCCGCCGCCGTCGAGCTGCGCCGCCTCGCCCAGGACCCGCCGGCGTTCCTCCCCGCCCCGCTGCGACGCGTGATCGGCCTCGGCGGCGCCGCCTCGGGCCTCGCCCCGTCGGTGGTCGTCCCCACCGCGCAGGCCGCCATGCGGCGGATGGTGGGGCACCTGATCCTCGACGCCCGGCCCCGGCCGCTGACCGCCGCCGTCCAGCGCCTCACGGCCGACGGCACGAAGCTGAACATCAACCTCCTCGGCGAGGCCGTGCTCGGTGCGCAGGAGGCGGCCCGTCGCCTCGAGGGCGTGCGCGAGCTCGTGGCCCGGGAGGACGTGGACTACGCCTCGATCAAGGTGTCCTCGATCGTGGACCACCTGCCGCTGTGGGCGGCCGACGAGACCGTCGAGCACATCGTCGAGACCCTGCTGCCGCTGTACCTCGAGGCCGCCCGCGGCGACCACCCCACGTTCCTGAACATGGACATGGAGGAGTACCGCGATCTCGAGCTGACGCTGCGCGTGTTCGAGACCCTGCTGGACCGCCCCGAACTGATGTCCCTGCAGGCCGGGATCGTGCTGCAGGCCTATCTGCCCGACGCCCCCACCGCCATGGCCCGGGTGCGCCGCTTCGCGGAGCGCCGCGTGGCCGCCGGCGGAGCGCCGATCAAGGTGCGCCTGGTCAAGGGCGCGAACCTCGCGATGGAGCAGGTGGACGCCTCCGTGCACGGGTGGACCCAGGCGCCGCTGCTGTCCAAGGAGGCCACCGACGCCCAGTACAAGCGGATGCTCATCGAGGCCCTCCACCCCGACCGGCTCGAGGCGGTGCAGCTCGGCGTGGCCGGGCACAACCTCTTCGACGTCGCCTTCGCGCACCTGCTGATGCGGGAGCGGTCGATCCCCGCCGGCCCCGGCCACGGCGTGGAGTTCGAGATGCTCGCCGGGATGGCGCCCGGGCAGCAGGCCGTGGTCCGCGAGGCGACCGGGACGATGCGGCTGTACGTGCCGATCGTGCACCCGCGCCACTTCGACGTGGCCGTCTCCTACCTGGTGCGCCGTCTCGAGGAGAACGCCTCCTCGGAGAACTTCCTCTCCGCCGCCTTCGAGCTCGACACCTCGGAGCAGCTCTTCGCCCGCGAGCAGGACCGCTTCGCGCGAGCGCTCGAGCAGGCGCTGCGGGAGACCTCCCTGCCCACCCACCGCGACCAGGACCGCGGCGCGGAGGTGCGGGGCGCGGCCGGTCCGCTGCCGCTGGGCTCCCCGGCCGTGCCCGCCGTGCCCGGCGCGTTCCGCAACACGCCCGACACCGACCTCTCCACCGCCGCGAACCAGGCGTGGGCCGCCCGGATCACGCACCGCATCCGCGGCTCCGAGCTGGGGCAGGCGGAGGTGCGCGCCGCCCGCCTGGAGACGGTCGAGGCCGTGGACTCCGTGCTCGCCACCGCCGTGGCGGCCCAGCCCGCCTGGGAGGCGCTCGGCGTCGAGAAGCGCGCGATGATCCTGCGCCGCGTGGCCGGGACCCTCGCCGCGCACCGCGGCGAGCTGCTCGAGGTGATGGCCTCGGAGACCGGCAAGACCCTCGAGCAGGGCGATCCGGAGGTGAGCGAGGCGATCGACTTCGCCCTCTACTACGCGGAGCAGGCCGAGCAGCTCGCCCGCCGCACGGACCTGGTGGGCCGGGCCCGCCCGCTCACCCTGGTCACCCCGCCGTGGAACTTCCCCGTGGCCATCCCCACCGGCGGCGCCCTGGCCGCACTGGTCACCGGCAGCGCCGTGGTGATGAAGCCCGCGCCCCAGTCCCGTCGCTGCGGCGCCCTGATCGGGCGCCTGCTGCACGAGGCCGGCGTGCCCGAGGGCGTGTTCACGCTGGTGGACGTCCCCGAGAACGAGGTGGGGCGGGCGCTGATCGCGGATGAGCGGATCTCGCAGCTCATCCTCACCGGCGCCTCGGACACCGCCGCGATGTTCGCCTCCTGGCGCCCCGAGCTGCGGATCCTCGCCGAGACCAGCGGCAAGAACTCGATCATCGTCACGCCCCAGGCCGATCTGGACCTCGCCGCCCGGGACGTGGCCGCGAGCGCCTTCGGCCATGCCGGGCAGAAGTGCTCGGCGGCGTCCCTGGTGATCACCGTCGGTTCGGTGACGCACTCCCGCCGCTTCTCCGCCCAGCTCGCCGACGCGGTGCTGAGCCTGCACGTGGGCGCCCCCACCGATCCGACGGTGCAGATGGGGCCCGTGATCGAGCCGCCCGGCGAGAAGCTCCGCTCCGGTCTAACGGAGCTCTCCGACGGCGAGACCTGGCTCTCGAGGCCCCGGCAGCTGGACGAGGAGGGACGCACCTTCTCCCCCGGCGTGCGCACCGGGGTGCAGGAGGGCTCGCCCTTCCACCTGACCGAGTACTTCGGCCCGGTGCTCGGCGTGATCCACGCCGAGACCCTCGAGGACGCGGTGCGGATCCAGAACGGCACCGCCTACGGCCTCACCGCCGGCCTGCATTCGCTGGAGCCCGCGGAGATCGCCTGGTGGACCGAGCACGTCGAGGCCGGGAACCTGTACGTGAACCGCGGCATCACCGGCGCGATCGTGGAGCGGCAGCCCTTCGGCGGGTGGAAGCGCTCCGCGATCGGGCAGACCGCGAAGGCCGGCGGGCCGAACTACCTCGTGCACCTCACCGACTGGGCCGACGCCGGCGACGTCCCCGATGCGCTCGTCGATCCCGAGCAGTGGCTGGCGGAGGCGCGCCACAGCGACCGCGAGCACTGGGCCACCACCTTCGCCCCGCGCGACGTGCAGGACCTGCACGGAGAGATCAACGTGCTGCGGCACCTGCCGCTTCCGGTGATGGTGCGCGCCGCCGCGGGCACCTCGGGGCAGGAGCTGGCCCGCGTGCTGCACGCGGCCGCCACTGTGGGCGCGCCGGTGGAGGTCTCCGTGGCGGAGGAGTCGCTGGGCGACGTCGCGCTGGAGAACGGCGTGGACGCCGCGTCCGTGAGGGTCGAGGGGGTCGACGTCTTCGCGGCGCGGGTGCCGAGCCTCGCGCCGTCCCGGATCCGCCTGATCGGGGAGGCCGACGACGCGCTGCGGCGCGCCCTCGCCGACCGCATCGACGTGGCCCTGTTCACCGGGGTGGTCGTGGCCAGCGGACGGGTGGAGCTGCTCCCGTTCCTCCACGAGCAGGCGATCAGCGCCACGGATCACCGCTACGGCAATCCGCTCCCGCACCGCCTGGACCTCACCGGCGGGAAGGGGTGGGCCCGGGGCCGGGACTGA
- a CDS encoding UTP--glucose-1-phosphate uridylyltransferase — MSNEGLAAAQQKMVDAGVAQTAIDVFSHYYGQLEDGVTGTIPEDTIEPYLEPPRLEDVSIDPAHAKQVFDQLAIINLNGGLGTSMGLDQAKSLLPVRDGKSFLDIIVEQVLAARRGTGSRLPLLFMNSFRTREDTLEVLAKYPELPVGDLPLDFLQNKEPKLRTDDLTPVTWDEDPALEWCPPGHGDIYTALQTSGLLQQLLDAGFKYASVSNSDNLGTVPSPVLAAWFASTGAPYAAELCRRTPADRKGGHLAVRKSDGRLILRDTAQTPAEEMEYFTDEHRHPFFHTNNLWFDLEQMAAVLEERKGIMGLPLIRNEKTVDPSDKSSTPVYQIESAMGAAIEVFDGATAIVVGRDRFLPVKATSDLLLVRSDAYTLDERAALVQQVGAVPTVSLQSDSYKLIQDFEPRFPYGVPSLKEASSLDVQGDWTFGADVSVIGDAVLGEEGGEVPEGARVGTATTS, encoded by the coding sequence ATGAGCAACGAAGGACTCGCCGCCGCGCAGCAGAAGATGGTCGACGCCGGGGTCGCGCAGACCGCGATCGACGTCTTCTCCCACTACTACGGTCAGCTCGAGGACGGGGTGACCGGGACGATCCCCGAGGACACCATCGAGCCCTACCTCGAGCCGCCCCGGCTCGAGGACGTCTCGATCGACCCGGCGCACGCGAAGCAGGTGTTCGACCAGCTCGCGATCATCAACCTCAACGGCGGGCTCGGCACCTCCATGGGTCTGGACCAGGCCAAGTCGCTGCTGCCCGTCCGCGACGGCAAGAGCTTCCTGGACATCATCGTCGAGCAGGTCCTCGCCGCCCGCCGCGGCACCGGATCGCGCCTGCCGCTGCTGTTCATGAACTCGTTCCGCACCCGCGAAGACACCCTCGAGGTCCTCGCGAAGTATCCCGAGCTGCCCGTGGGCGACCTGCCGCTGGACTTCCTGCAGAACAAGGAGCCCAAGCTCCGCACCGACGACCTCACCCCGGTCACCTGGGACGAGGACCCGGCGCTGGAGTGGTGCCCGCCCGGCCACGGCGACATCTACACCGCCCTGCAGACCTCCGGACTGCTCCAGCAGCTGCTGGACGCGGGGTTCAAGTACGCCTCGGTCTCCAACTCCGACAACCTCGGCACCGTGCCCAGCCCGGTGCTGGCCGCCTGGTTCGCCTCCACCGGTGCGCCCTACGCCGCCGAGCTGTGCCGCCGCACCCCCGCGGACCGCAAGGGCGGCCACCTCGCGGTGCGCAAGTCCGACGGACGCCTGATCCTGCGCGACACCGCGCAGACGCCCGCGGAGGAGATGGAGTACTTCACCGACGAGCACCGCCACCCGTTCTTCCACACCAACAACCTGTGGTTCGATCTCGAGCAGATGGCGGCCGTGCTCGAGGAGCGCAAGGGGATCATGGGTCTGCCCCTGATCCGCAACGAGAAGACGGTCGACCCCTCGGACAAGTCCTCCACGCCCGTGTACCAGATCGAGTCCGCGATGGGCGCCGCGATCGAGGTGTTCGACGGCGCGACCGCGATCGTGGTGGGCCGCGACCGCTTCCTGCCGGTGAAGGCGACCTCGGACCTGCTCCTGGTGCGCTCGGACGCGTACACCCTCGACGAGCGCGCAGCCCTGGTGCAGCAGGTGGGGGCCGTGCCCACGGTGTCGCTGCAGTCCGACTCCTACAAGCTCATCCAGGACTTCGAGCCGCGCTTCCCCTACGGCGTCCCCTCGCTGAAGGAGGCCTCCAGCCTCGATGTCCAGGGCGACTGGACCTTCGGCGCGGACGTCTCCGTGATCGGCGACGCCGTGCTCGGCGAGGAGGGCGGCGAGGTGCCCGAGGGCGCCCGCGTAGGGACCGCGACCACGAGCTGA
- the metG gene encoding methionine--tRNA ligase: MSTVLSAVAWPYANGPRHIGHVAGFGVPSDVFSRYMRMAGHDVLMVSGTDEHGTPILVEADKEGITARELADRNNRLIVEDLVALGLSYDLFTRTTTRNHYQVVQDMFVSVRDNGYMLEKTTSGAISPSTGRTLPDRYIEGTCPICGTPGARGDQCDACGNQLDPTDLVGPVSRINGETPEFIETSHWFLDLPALAGELGRWLDEREATGLWRPNVIRFSQNILEDIKPRAMTRDIDWGIPVPGWEDQPNKRLYVWFDAVIGYLSASIEWARRSGDPEAWRRWWNDPETLAYYFMGKDNIVFHSQIWPAEMIAQNGQGDRGGAPGRFGELKLPTEVVSSEFLTMEGKKFSSSKGVVIYVRDVLERYQPDALRYYISAAGPENQDADFTWVDFVSRTNNELVAGWGNLVNRTAAMIAKNVGEIPAAGALEEIDTALLDQIRTGFTTVGGLIEAHRQRAAIAEIMRLVGEANAYVSRTEPFKLKAEEQRPRLLTVLHVLAQAVTDLNTMLAPFLPQSANAVERALGGEREIAPMPRIEEVEDLDGGPSYPVITGDYTAVPAWEHRPVVVGQTVVKPTPIFVKLDPKIADQELERLEAESGDA, from the coding sequence ATGAGCACAGTCCTGTCCGCGGTCGCCTGGCCGTACGCCAACGGTCCCCGCCACATCGGTCACGTCGCCGGCTTCGGCGTCCCCTCCGACGTCTTTTCCCGCTACATGCGGATGGCCGGCCACGACGTGCTCATGGTCTCCGGCACCGACGAGCACGGCACGCCGATCCTGGTCGAGGCCGACAAGGAGGGCATCACCGCTCGCGAGCTCGCCGACCGCAACAACCGCCTCATCGTCGAGGACCTGGTGGCGCTCGGGCTCTCCTACGACCTGTTCACCCGCACCACCACGCGCAACCACTACCAGGTGGTGCAGGACATGTTCGTGTCCGTGCGGGACAACGGCTACATGCTCGAGAAGACCACCTCGGGGGCGATCTCGCCGTCCACCGGGCGCACCCTCCCGGACCGCTACATCGAGGGCACCTGCCCGATCTGCGGCACCCCCGGGGCGCGCGGCGACCAGTGCGACGCCTGCGGCAACCAGCTCGACCCCACGGACCTCGTCGGTCCCGTCTCCCGCATCAACGGCGAGACCCCGGAGTTCATCGAGACCTCGCACTGGTTTCTGGACCTGCCGGCGCTGGCCGGCGAGCTGGGCCGCTGGCTCGACGAGCGGGAGGCGACCGGTCTGTGGCGCCCGAACGTGATCCGGTTCAGCCAGAACATCCTCGAGGACATCAAGCCGCGTGCGATGACGCGTGACATCGACTGGGGCATCCCGGTGCCGGGCTGGGAGGACCAGCCCAACAAGCGCCTGTACGTGTGGTTCGACGCCGTGATCGGCTACCTCTCCGCCTCGATCGAGTGGGCGCGCCGCTCCGGCGACCCGGAGGCGTGGCGCCGCTGGTGGAACGATCCCGAGACCCTCGCCTACTACTTCATGGGCAAGGACAACATCGTCTTCCACTCGCAGATCTGGCCGGCGGAGATGATCGCGCAGAACGGCCAGGGCGACAGGGGCGGCGCGCCGGGCCGCTTCGGCGAGCTGAAGCTCCCCACCGAGGTCGTCTCCAGCGAGTTCCTCACGATGGAGGGCAAGAAGTTCTCCTCCTCGAAGGGTGTGGTGATCTACGTCCGCGACGTGCTCGAGCGCTACCAGCCCGACGCGCTGCGCTACTACATCTCCGCCGCCGGCCCGGAGAACCAGGATGCGGACTTCACCTGGGTGGACTTCGTTTCCCGCACCAACAACGAGCTCGTGGCGGGCTGGGGCAACCTGGTCAACCGCACCGCGGCGATGATCGCCAAGAACGTGGGTGAGATCCCCGCCGCCGGCGCGCTGGAGGAGATCGACACCGCCCTGCTGGACCAGATCCGCACCGGGTTCACCACCGTGGGCGGTCTCATCGAGGCGCACCGGCAGCGCGCCGCGATCGCGGAGATCATGCGCCTGGTGGGCGAGGCGAACGCGTACGTGTCCCGCACCGAGCCGTTCAAGCTGAAGGCGGAGGAGCAGCGCCCGCGCCTGCTCACGGTGCTGCACGTGCTCGCCCAGGCGGTCACGGACCTCAACACGATGCTCGCCCCGTTCCTGCCGCAGTCGGCCAACGCCGTGGAGCGCGCCCTGGGCGGCGAGCGGGAGATCGCGCCGATGCCGCGGATCGAGGAGGTCGAGGATCTCGACGGCGGGCCGTCGTACCCGGTCATCACCGGTGACTACACCGCCGTGCCCGCCTGGGAGCACCGCCCGGTGGTGGTGGGACAGACGGTCGTCAAGCCCACGCCGATCTTCGTGAAGCTGGACCCGAAGATCGCCGACCAGGAGCTCGAGCGCCTGGAGGCGGAGTCCGGCGACGCCTGA
- a CDS encoding Fic family protein: MRTVPSPLPVAPVEHRAGTWTVPEDGLASRAARARGSGPYEATLPAVLAGRAPYAPTLPSDLAADVADAENALTAFDAHAIARLGADDPALGPMSSILLRTESASSSQIEDLTVGARQLALAEIDESRSANARTVVANVRTMEAALRLADRLDLEAVLALHAELLVGSAGAGSLRRQLVWAGRSGLSPLGAVHVAPEAEDVPAAMRDLLAFLERDDLPILLHAAIAHAQFETIHPFTDGNGRTGRALAHAMLRGKGLLTTTAPVSAGLLTELSAYTDALTAYRAGDARPIVEEFARAARYAAATGTRLVDALSAQLAEDRERLRGVRRHALAWRVLPLLIGQPIVTARHLQQVLDVPAMTAQRALAQLTDAGVLQEATGRTRNRVWQHAGVLALLDDYAAEVRRAG, encoded by the coding sequence ATGCGCACAGTTCCGTCTCCCCTCCCGGTGGCGCCGGTAGAGCACCGTGCCGGCACGTGGACGGTGCCCGAGGACGGCCTCGCCTCGCGTGCGGCCCGGGCGCGGGGCTCGGGCCCGTACGAGGCGACGCTCCCCGCAGTGCTGGCCGGTCGGGCTCCGTACGCGCCGACGCTGCCGAGCGACCTCGCGGCCGATGTCGCCGACGCCGAGAACGCGCTGACCGCCTTCGACGCCCACGCGATCGCCCGCCTCGGCGCCGACGACCCGGCCCTCGGGCCGATGAGCTCGATCCTGCTGCGCACGGAGTCCGCCTCGTCCTCGCAGATCGAGGATCTCACCGTCGGGGCGCGACAACTGGCCCTCGCGGAGATCGACGAGTCACGCAGCGCGAACGCGCGCACCGTGGTCGCGAACGTGCGGACGATGGAGGCCGCGCTCCGCCTCGCCGATCGTCTCGACCTCGAGGCGGTCCTCGCCCTCCACGCGGAGCTGCTCGTCGGCAGCGCCGGCGCCGGCAGTCTGCGCCGCCAGCTGGTGTGGGCGGGCCGCAGCGGCCTGAGCCCTCTCGGCGCCGTGCACGTCGCCCCGGAGGCGGAGGACGTCCCCGCCGCGATGCGCGACCTGCTGGCGTTCCTGGAGCGGGACGACCTGCCGATCCTCCTCCACGCCGCGATCGCCCACGCCCAGTTCGAGACCATCCACCCCTTCACCGACGGCAACGGCCGCACCGGGCGCGCCCTCGCGCACGCGATGCTGCGCGGGAAGGGGCTGCTCACCACTACGGCGCCCGTCTCGGCCGGGCTGCTCACCGAGCTGTCGGCGTACACGGACGCGCTGACGGCGTACCGCGCCGGGGATGCGCGGCCGATCGTGGAGGAGTTCGCTCGTGCCGCGCGCTACGCCGCGGCCACCGGGACGCGCCTGGTGGACGCCCTCTCCGCCCAGCTCGCGGAGGATCGCGAGCGTCTGCGCGGGGTGCGCCGTCACGCCCTGGCATGGAGGGTGCTCCCGCTCCTGATCGGCCAGCCGATCGTCACCGCACGGCACCTCCAGCAGGTCCTCGACGTCCCGGCGATGACGGCGCAGCGGGCCCTGGCGCAGCTGACCGATGCCGGCGTGCTGCAGGAGGCCACCGGCCGCACGCGGAACCGCGTGTGGCAGCACGCGGGCGTGCTCGCCCTGCTCGACGACTACGCCGCCGAGGTGCGTCGCGCCGGCTGA
- a CDS encoding sugar porter family MFS transporter gives MSTSSASAGAGPAPTQRLNAKVVGISIAAAVGGFLFGFDTSVINGAVNALSDEFSLGAGLTGFAVSSALLGCAVGAWFAGSLANRFGRIPVMVIAAALFFVSAIGSGLAFGVWDLIVWRVVGGLGVGAASVIAPAYIAEVAPAKFRGRLGSLQQLAIVLGIFVALLSNALIATTAGGSAETFWFGVSAWRWMFMIEAVPAAVYGGMALFLPESPRYLIRRGEVDRASKVLYDYTGEPDVNLKIEQIRTTLEREDTESLRDLVGERFGLKPIVWLGILLSLFQQLVGINVIFYYSTTLWQSVGFDESQALLTSTFTSVMNIVATIIAILLVDRVGRRVMLLVGSAGMAVSLALMALAFSFGQAGADGSVSLPDPWSTVALIAANAFVMFFGTTWGPLVWVLLGEIFPNRIRASALAVAAAAQWAANWAVSASFPTLSDIGLTFAYGLYAGFAALSLVFVYLWVPETKDRELEDMDSLRLSRSSRRG, from the coding sequence ATGTCCACATCCTCTGCTTCTGCCGGTGCAGGGCCTGCACCCACCCAGCGCCTGAACGCCAAGGTCGTGGGGATCTCGATCGCCGCGGCGGTGGGCGGGTTCCTATTCGGCTTCGACACCTCGGTGATCAACGGCGCGGTCAACGCGCTCTCGGACGAGTTCTCCCTGGGGGCCGGTCTCACCGGCTTCGCGGTCTCCTCCGCCCTGCTGGGCTGCGCCGTGGGCGCCTGGTTCGCCGGCTCCCTCGCCAACCGCTTCGGGCGCATCCCGGTGATGGTGATCGCGGCGGCGCTGTTCTTCGTCTCCGCGATCGGCTCCGGGCTGGCGTTCGGGGTGTGGGACCTCATCGTGTGGCGCGTGGTGGGCGGTCTGGGCGTGGGCGCCGCGAGCGTCATCGCCCCGGCCTACATCGCCGAGGTGGCCCCGGCGAAGTTCCGCGGGCGCCTGGGCTCCCTGCAGCAGCTCGCGATCGTGCTGGGCATCTTCGTGGCCCTGCTCTCGAACGCCCTGATCGCGACCACGGCCGGCGGATCCGCGGAGACCTTCTGGTTCGGGGTCTCGGCGTGGCGCTGGATGTTCATGATCGAGGCGGTGCCGGCGGCGGTCTACGGCGGGATGGCGCTGTTCCTGCCGGAGTCGCCCCGCTACCTGATCCGTCGCGGCGAGGTGGACCGCGCCTCGAAGGTGCTCTACGACTACACCGGCGAGCCGGATGTGAACCTGAAGATCGAGCAGATCCGCACAACGCTCGAGCGCGAGGACACCGAGAGCCTGCGCGACCTGGTCGGGGAGCGCTTCGGCCTGAAGCCCATCGTGTGGCTGGGCATCCTGCTCTCGCTGTTCCAGCAGCTGGTGGGCATCAACGTCATCTTCTACTACTCCACCACGCTGTGGCAGTCCGTCGGCTTCGACGAGTCCCAGGCGCTGCTCACCAGCACGTTCACCTCGGTGATGAACATCGTCGCGACCATCATCGCGATCCTGCTGGTGGATCGCGTGGGACGGCGCGTGATGCTGCTGGTGGGGTCGGCCGGCATGGCGGTGTCGCTGGCGCTGATGGCGCTCGCCTTCTCCTTCGGCCAGGCCGGGGCCGACGGGTCGGTGTCCCTGCCCGATCCGTGGTCCACCGTCGCGCTGATCGCCGCCAACGCCTTCGTGATGTTCTTCGGCACCACGTGGGGCCCGCTGGTGTGGGTGCTGCTGGGCGAGATCTTCCCCAACCGGATCCGCGCCTCCGCCCTGGCGGTGGCGGCGGCCGCGCAGTGGGCGGCGAACTGGGCGGTCTCCGCCTCCTTCCCCACGCTCTCGGACATCGGGCTGACCTTCGCCTACGGCCTCTACGCCGGCTTCGCGGCGCTGAGCCTGGTGTTCGTGTACCTGTGGGTGCCGGAGACGAAGGATCGCGAGCTCGAGGACATGGACTCCCTGCGCCTCTCGCGCTCCTCGCGCCGCGGCTGA